The proteins below are encoded in one region of Scophthalmus maximus strain ysfricsl-2021 chromosome 4, ASM2237912v1, whole genome shotgun sequence:
- the ero1a gene encoding ERO1-like protein alpha, with the protein MKVPVVLLLLFLLLLVTGCAEGRCFCQVTGDLDDCACDVETIDGFNNDRLFPKLQTLLESDYFRFYKVNLNKPCPFWTVSGHCGLRDCAVKTCSPNEVPEGIRSPSHNKYSAEANEEQLDECERAQHLGAVDVSLSDETREALLDWSKHDDEAEHFCVSDDEESPDSQHVDLLLNPERFTGYRGPEAWKIWNSIYEENCFKPLTVKRPLAPDSFRSSSGPEARIFYSWLEGQCVEKRAFYRLISGLHASINTHLSARYLLDDSWFQRRWGHNVTEFRQRFDSELTAGEGPKRLRNLYFLYLIELRALAKALPFFQRPSFRLYTGRAEEDQRHKELLLQVLQMARSFPLHFDETSLFAGDEKEAAKLKEDVRLAFLNISRIMDCVGCFKCRLWGKLQTQGLGTALKILFSERQIEALPASGGRRPSFQLSRREIVSLLNAFGRISTSVRELKNFRSLLAEER; encoded by the exons ATGAAGGTGCCggtggtcctcctcctcctcttcctcctcctgctggtgaCCGGATGTGCAGAGGGCAGGTGTTTCTGTCAG GTCACCGGAGACCTGGACGACTGCGCCTGCGATGTGGAGACGATCGACGGCTTCAACAACGACCGGCTGTTCCCCAAACTACAAACGCTTCTGGAGTCGGACTACTTCAGGTTCTACAAG GTGAACCTGAACAAGCCGTGTCCGTTCTGGACGGTCAGCGGTCACTGTGGTCTGAGGGACTGTGCGGTGAAGACCTGCTCTCCT aACGAGGTGCCAGAGGGGATCAGGTCGCCGTCGCACAACAAG tattcAGCAGAAGCGAacgaggagcagctggacgAGTGTGAGCGAGCGCAGCATCTCGGAGCAGTGGACGTCTCTCTGAG cGACGAGACGCGAGAGGCGCTGCTCGACTGGAGCAAACACGACGACGAGGCCGAACACTTCTGTGTGTCCGACG ACGAGGAGTCGCCGGACTCGCAGCACGTCGACCTGCTGCTGAACCCCGAGCGCTTCACGGGCTACAGGGGCCCCGAGGCCTGGAAGATCTGGAACAGCATCTACGAGGAAAACTGCTTCAA ACCGTTAACCGTGAAGCGACCACTCGCTCCCGACTCGTTCCGCAGCAGCTCAGGACCTGAAG cGAGGATCTTCTACAGCTGGCTGGAGG gtcagTGTGTGGAGAAGAGAGCTTTCTACCGCCTCATCTCCGGCCTCCACGCCAGCATCAACACACACCTGAGCGCCAGGTACCTGCTGGATG acagctggttccagaggaggtGGGGTCACAACGTCACAGAGTTCAGGCAGCGCTTCGACTCGGAGCTGACGGCCGGCGAGGGGCCCAAGCGGCTGCGCAACCTCTACTTCCTGTACCTGATAGAGCTGCGGGCGCTGGCCAAGGCCCTGCCCTTCTTCCAGCGGCCGTCCTTCCGGCTGTACACGGGCCGGGCGGAGGAGGACCAGAGACacaaggagctgctgctgcaggtgctgcAGATGGCCAG atctTTCCCGCTGCACTTTGACGAGACTTCTCTGTTCGCCGGCGACGAGAAGGAAGCAGCCAAACTGAAG GAGGACGTCCGACTGGCGTTCCTCAACATCTCCAGGATCATGGACTGTGTCGGCTGCTTCAAGTGTCGACTGTGGGGGAAACTGCAG ACTCAGGGATTAGGCACGGCGCTCAAGATTCTGTTCTCCGAGCGACAGATCGAGGCTCTGCCCGCCTCCGGCGGCCGGCGACCCAGTTTCCAGCTCAGCCGGCGGGAGATCGTCTCGCTGCTCAACGCCTTCGGCAG GATTTCCACCAGCGTCCGAGAGCTGAAGAACTTCCGCTCGCTGCTCGCAGAGGAGCGGTGA